Proteins encoded within one genomic window of Nitrospinota bacterium:
- a CDS encoding 4Fe-4S dicluster domain-containing protein → MRCAIERSSISKSLLGAVKEKIKPISRVKAEALEEGSLPLQCRQCKDAPCLDACSTGALRRDPETETVIYEDSKCIACWMCIMICPFGIISPSKEREMILKCDRCFDMEGPYCVDGCPTGALMFIETGDLEDVTKDKRRGVIKRSFALEEKKEKTVVSLDFRV, encoded by the coding sequence TTGAGATGTGCTATTGAAAGGTCATCTATTTCAAAGAGCCTCTTGGGGGCTGTAAAAGAGAAGATAAAGCCTATTTCTCGAGTCAAGGCTGAAGCATTAGAAGAAGGCTCCCTACCGCTTCAGTGCAGACAATGCAAGGATGCTCCATGCCTAGATGCCTGTTCCACAGGAGCCCTGAGAAGAGATCCTGAAACAGAAACCGTTATCTATGAAGACTCCAAATGTATTGCGTGTTGGATGTGTATCATGATTTGTCCCTTTGGCATTATATCTCCCTCAAAAGAGAGAGAGATGATACTGAAGTGTGACAGGTGTTTTGATATGGAAGGGCCATATTGTGTTGATGGATGCCCTACAGGTGCACTGATGTTTATAGAAACAGGAGACCTGGAGGATGTTACCAAAGATAAAAGAAGGGGTGTCATAAAAAGATCTTTTGCATTAGAAGAGAAAAAAGAAAAAACTGTTGTAAGTCTTGATTTTAGAGTTTGA
- a CDS encoding anaerobic glycerol-3-phosphate dehydrogenase subunit C, with protein sequence YYVEKKGQTIENLILGNSELLAKMGSLTAPLSNEILKLYPLRRIMEKTVGIDSRRRFSKFSRDSFSKTVKKQRSKGRKKVVYFTGCFARFNEPEGIGNAVLKVMEKNDYEVIVPKIKCCGVAKISSGSGKAQRQSAQFNVNSLLSLIRKGYPVISSCSSCTLALQIEYPELLESKEAVEVAENTFDIHIFLYSLYKDGKFNSNFGEMPMTVAYHNPCHLEAQGITKEPLELIKLVPGVKVKEIKDSCCGIAGTFGMKSKNFDLSMMIGKRLFDEIKKAQVEKVITSCGACKMQIEQGTDLEVIHPLHILKSAYDRADVKDKGIPVYKEV encoded by the coding sequence CTATTATGTGGAGAAGAAGGGCCAGACAATCGAAAATCTCATTCTCGGAAACTCTGAACTATTGGCAAAAATGGGAAGCCTCACCGCACCCCTATCAAACGAGATTCTGAAGCTCTATCCTCTTCGAAGGATTATGGAGAAGACCGTTGGGATTGACAGCAGAAGGAGATTCTCCAAGTTTTCAAGGGACAGCTTTTCAAAGACCGTAAAGAAACAGCGCTCAAAGGGGAGAAAAAAGGTGGTCTATTTCACAGGCTGCTTCGCCAGGTTTAATGAGCCCGAAGGGATAGGGAATGCAGTGCTGAAGGTGATGGAAAAGAATGACTATGAAGTTATTGTGCCGAAGATAAAGTGTTGCGGTGTTGCAAAGATAAGCTCTGGAAGCGGTAAGGCGCAGAGGCAGAGTGCCCAATTTAATGTCAATAGCCTCTTATCCCTGATCAGAAAGGGATACCCTGTTATTTCCAGCTGTTCCAGTTGCACACTTGCTTTGCAAATTGAGTATCCAGAATTATTAGAGTCGAAAGAAGCGGTGGAGGTTGCTGAAAACACCTTTGATATCCATATATTCCTCTACTCTTTGTATAAAGATGGCAAGTTTAATTCCAATTTTGGCGAAATGCCGATGACTGTAGCCTATCATAACCCCTGTCACTTAGAGGCTCAGGGGATAACCAAAGAGCCGCTCGAACTCATAAAGCTTGTTCCCGGTGTCAAGGTTAAAGAGATAAAAGATAGCTGTTGTGGTATTGCGGGGACCTTTGGCATGAAATCAAAAAACTTTGATCTTTCAATGATGATAGGTAAAAGATTATTTGACGAGATAAAAAAGGCACAGGTTGAAAAGGTAATTACCAGTTGTGGTGCCTGCAAGATGCAGATCGAGCAGGGTACCGATTTAGAGGTAATCCACCCATTGCATATTTTAAAGAGCGCCTATGATAGGGCAGATGTAAAGGACAAAGGAATACCTGTTTATAAAGAGGTCTAG